In Idiomarina sp. PL1-037, a single genomic region encodes these proteins:
- a CDS encoding M28 family metallopeptidase → MKYAILGALSLSALAACGPANESNKETDKAVADIQDSAFNPNYRDYLKTLSSDEFEGRAPASAGGEKAVSFIENHFREWGLKPYDQENDSYRQPVPLVKLMPYKVSSLNFDGESAPESMKYRTEMMAWTPRVVDEVKVENSDVVFVGYGIVAPEYDWNDYEGLDVEGKTVVMLVNDPGYATGDSELFNGNAMTYYGRWTYKFEEAARQGAEAAFVIHETGPAGYGWGVIAGGSPVRFDLKRENKNMDRSAIEGWVTEESANALFASVGKNLEQMRELALSGDFKPKPLNIEASLTVKNKFEYLDTNNVIGYIEGSKYPEEHVIYMAHHDHLGTDPVREDDPIYNGAQDNASGTAALMAMAEQFAKGPQPERSIVFAAVGAEESGLLGSDWYASHPMLPLGKAVGGINMDVMNVYGPMKDMVVVGYGNSSMEDYLKRYVKAQDRYVAPEPTPEVGSFYRSDHFNLAKRGVPMLYAKGGNDHVEKGREWTEEQRAIFNRDAYHKPADEFDENWDLRGVQQDMSVFYSIGNELANSREWPQWAPGNEFEAARKATEDMRK, encoded by the coding sequence ATGAAGTACGCGATATTGGGAGCACTGAGCTTAAGTGCTTTAGCTGCCTGCGGACCGGCAAATGAATCAAATAAAGAAACAGATAAAGCCGTTGCCGACATACAGGACTCAGCTTTCAACCCCAATTACCGGGATTATCTAAAGACGTTATCTTCTGACGAGTTTGAAGGGCGGGCGCCCGCGTCAGCCGGTGGAGAAAAAGCGGTTAGTTTTATTGAAAATCATTTCCGCGAGTGGGGCTTAAAACCTTATGACCAGGAAAATGACAGCTACCGTCAGCCTGTCCCGCTAGTCAAACTGATGCCTTATAAAGTGAGTTCTCTGAACTTTGATGGTGAGTCAGCACCCGAGTCAATGAAGTATCGTACTGAAATGATGGCGTGGACACCGCGTGTGGTTGACGAAGTTAAGGTCGAAAACAGCGACGTCGTTTTTGTCGGATACGGTATTGTTGCTCCTGAATATGACTGGAACGACTACGAAGGATTGGATGTTGAAGGTAAAACCGTTGTTATGCTGGTGAATGACCCGGGCTATGCCACCGGAGATTCAGAGCTCTTTAATGGTAATGCGATGACGTATTATGGACGCTGGACTTATAAATTTGAGGAAGCCGCGAGACAGGGCGCTGAAGCCGCGTTTGTAATACACGAAACAGGTCCAGCCGGTTACGGTTGGGGCGTTATTGCTGGCGGTTCTCCAGTACGTTTTGACTTAAAACGCGAAAATAAGAATATGGATCGCTCAGCCATCGAAGGTTGGGTGACAGAAGAAAGCGCTAACGCGTTATTTGCTAGTGTTGGTAAAAATTTAGAGCAAATGCGGGAGCTGGCATTAAGCGGTGACTTCAAGCCTAAACCTCTGAATATTGAAGCCTCATTGACGGTTAAAAACAAATTTGAATATTTAGATACCAATAACGTTATTGGTTACATTGAAGGTTCTAAATATCCGGAAGAGCACGTTATCTACATGGCTCACCATGATCATTTGGGCACCGACCCGGTGCGTGAAGATGATCCTATCTATAATGGTGCGCAGGATAATGCCTCGGGCACGGCTGCATTAATGGCTATGGCTGAGCAGTTTGCCAAAGGGCCACAACCAGAGCGCTCTATTGTGTTTGCTGCGGTCGGTGCAGAAGAGAGTGGTCTGCTTGGTTCTGACTGGTACGCGTCGCATCCAATGCTGCCGCTGGGCAAAGCCGTTGGCGGTATCAATATGGACGTTATGAATGTTTATGGTCCAATGAAAGACATGGTTGTCGTAGGTTATGGCAATTCTTCTATGGAAGACTACTTGAAACGCTACGTAAAGGCCCAAGATCGTTATGTAGCACCTGAGCCAACTCCTGAAGTGGGTTCATTCTACCGCTCAGATCATTTTAATCTGGCGAAAAGAGGTGTTCCAATGCTTTACGCTAAAGGCGGTAATGACCATGTTGAAAAAGGCCGGGAGTGGACTGAAGAGCAACGTGCTATATTTAACCGCGATGCTTATCACAAGCCAGCTGATGAATTTGATGAAAACTGGGATTTACGTGGTGTACAGCAGGATATGTCCGTTTTTTATTCAATCGGTAACGAGTTAGCCAACTCACGTGAATGGCCTCAATGGGCACCCGGTAATGAATTTGAAGCGGCACGTAAAGCAACAGAAGATATGCGTAAATAG
- a CDS encoding bifunctional glycosyltransferase family 2/GtrA family protein, whose protein sequence is MKKPYIVIPALDPDQHLLELIDRITTEDPEWSHYLGIIVVDDGSRFSDVFEQLADRHRVHVLSHEQNKGKGAALRTAFDWIIKQRDERCSGAVTADADGQHLAKDILAICTCLKGYPDKLWLGSRTFDEKDIPFRSRLGNKFTRVIFRLVTGQDIKDTQTGLRGIPLGFLEHLVHFTSSGYEFELEMLLSAKRCGYRINSQEITTVYEEGNETSHYRPVIDSIKIYQKFLKFASIGILSAGLDYSIFATAYFFSGQVLESIVLARVISGVFNFSLNRQWVFKQGAHVAWDATKYSCLAVVLVAANYGLTEAFRYLGVTPFIGKPLAEGLVFLLSYGGQKRLVFKKAA, encoded by the coding sequence ATGAAGAAACCTTATATTGTTATTCCGGCGCTGGATCCCGACCAGCACTTGCTGGAGCTTATTGATAGAATTACTACTGAAGATCCAGAATGGAGTCACTATCTGGGTATTATCGTTGTTGATGACGGTAGTCGCTTCTCCGACGTTTTTGAGCAACTGGCTGATCGCCATCGCGTTCATGTTTTAAGCCATGAGCAAAATAAGGGAAAAGGCGCGGCGTTGCGCACGGCATTTGACTGGATCATCAAGCAACGTGATGAACGTTGTTCTGGTGCCGTTACAGCTGATGCAGACGGTCAGCATTTGGCGAAAGACATTCTTGCTATCTGTACTTGCCTAAAAGGTTACCCGGATAAGCTATGGCTGGGTAGCCGCACTTTTGATGAAAAAGACATTCCTTTCCGCTCCAGGCTCGGTAATAAATTTACCCGGGTTATTTTTCGGCTGGTAACGGGGCAGGACATTAAAGATACCCAAACAGGATTACGCGGAATACCTTTGGGCTTTCTTGAACACTTAGTCCATTTTACCAGTTCCGGTTATGAGTTTGAGCTGGAAATGCTGCTTTCAGCTAAGCGCTGCGGCTATCGGATAAATTCTCAGGAAATAACCACGGTTTATGAAGAGGGTAATGAAACAAGTCATTACCGACCAGTAATCGACTCGATAAAAATCTACCAAAAGTTTTTAAAGTTTGCCAGTATCGGCATTCTGTCTGCCGGCTTGGATTATTCGATTTTTGCGACAGCTTACTTTTTCTCCGGTCAGGTGTTGGAATCTATTGTTCTGGCTCGAGTTATATCTGGGGTATTCAATTTTTCTCTGAATCGCCAATGGGTATTCAAACAAGGGGCTCATGTTGCCTGGGATGCAACTAAATACAGTTGTCTCGCCGTTGTCTTAGTGGCTGCTAATTACGGCCTTACGGAGGCGTTCCGCTACCTTGGTGTTACGCCTTTTATTGGTAAGCCATTAGCGGAAGGTTTAGTTTTCTTGTTGAGCTACGGTGGACAAAAGAGGTTAGTTTTTAAAAAAGCGGCCTAA
- a CDS encoding efflux RND transporter permease subunit codes for MAKFFINRPIFAWVLALLTMMAGAIAMLQLPIAQYPTIAPPAVEIQVSYPGANAETVSNTVTKVIEQNMTGVDNLLYFSSQSNFGSATVSLTFASGTDPDIAQVQVQNKLSQATPQLPQAVQAQGITVSKASSSFLMVAALVASDDRYSQTDLSDYIASNIQDPIARTTGVGNVQLFGSPYSMRIWVDPSALVNYGLTMADLKSAIRTQNAQVAAGELGGTPAVEGQRLNATIIAQTRMSDVSEFENITLKVLSDGSQVRLKDVAEVEKGAENYSIQANYNGKPATGLAINLQTGANALETADAVKARMAELEEFFPDGMELVTAYDTTPFIKISISEVAQVLIEAIILVFLLMFVFLQNLRATLIPTLAIPVVILGTMGVLALAGFSINTLTMFGMVLSIGLLVDDAIVVVENVERLMSEEGLSPKQATIKSMGQITGALVAIGVVMAAVFAPMAFFPGATGAVYRQFSLTIITSMGLSVLVAIVFSPALCATLLKPVKHDKNSGWGPLGWFNRTLEKWTDKYTNAIHSILRRTVRFGVLYLGIIGILVFLFMKLPSAFLPEEDRGVFLTQMQLPVGSTLEQSVNTMDKIENYYLDQEDAVQSVFSVVGFSFSGRSQANGIAFVRLKDWSERDESQHVDAVIGRAFGFFASIKEAMIFAFNLPPIPELGVSSGFNLFLQDRGNLGHTGLLEARNQLLGMAGQNEKLVQVRPNGLEDAPQLRIDIDFEKAQALGLTIASINETLSTAWGSSYVNDFIDRGRVKKVYLQGEAESRMLPEDINEWYVKNNQGDMVPFSSFSSWEWTYGAQRVESYNGVSAMEIQGQAAPGVSTGEAMIEMEKMIAKLPPGIGFEWTGISLQERQSGDFAPILYSVSLIVVFLFLAALYESWSIPFSVMLVVPLGILGAVVAVMLRGISNDVYFQVGLLTTVGVSARNAILIVEFAKDLQAQGKELLEATLEAVRLRLRPILMTSLAFVFGVMPLALSDGAGAASRNAIGTSVIGGMIGGTVLAIFFVPLFFYVVRRIFPPKQTEE; via the coding sequence GCTCTATTTCTCTTCTCAGAGTAACTTTGGCAGCGCTACCGTCAGTCTGACTTTTGCTTCCGGAACCGACCCTGATATTGCTCAGGTGCAAGTTCAGAATAAACTTTCTCAGGCGACCCCCCAATTGCCTCAGGCAGTTCAGGCTCAGGGAATTACCGTTAGCAAAGCGAGTAGCTCATTCTTAATGGTAGCTGCGCTCGTCGCCTCAGACGACCGCTACTCTCAAACCGATTTAAGTGACTATATAGCGTCCAATATTCAGGATCCTATAGCCCGTACAACCGGGGTTGGTAACGTTCAACTCTTCGGTTCACCCTACTCGATGAGAATTTGGGTCGACCCTTCCGCGTTGGTTAATTACGGCCTGACAATGGCCGACCTGAAAAGCGCCATTCGGACACAAAATGCTCAGGTGGCAGCCGGTGAACTGGGCGGCACACCAGCCGTCGAAGGTCAGCGTCTTAATGCGACAATTATCGCACAAACTCGTATGTCGGATGTTTCTGAGTTTGAAAACATCACCTTAAAAGTATTGTCTGATGGTTCGCAAGTCCGACTTAAAGACGTCGCTGAAGTCGAAAAAGGTGCAGAAAACTACTCTATTCAGGCCAATTATAACGGTAAGCCGGCAACAGGTCTGGCAATTAATCTACAAACCGGGGCTAACGCTCTGGAAACAGCCGATGCAGTAAAAGCGCGAATGGCTGAGCTGGAAGAGTTTTTCCCTGATGGAATGGAATTGGTTACAGCATACGACACCACTCCTTTTATCAAAATTTCGATTTCTGAAGTGGCGCAAGTTTTAATAGAAGCCATTATTTTGGTCTTCCTGCTTATGTTCGTTTTTCTTCAGAACCTAAGAGCCACTTTAATACCCACTTTAGCAATACCGGTGGTTATTCTGGGCACCATGGGCGTACTCGCGCTAGCTGGCTTTTCAATTAACACTCTGACCATGTTCGGGATGGTGCTCTCCATCGGCCTGTTAGTTGATGACGCCATCGTCGTTGTAGAGAACGTTGAGCGCTTAATGTCTGAAGAGGGCTTGTCACCCAAGCAGGCAACGATTAAGTCGATGGGGCAAATTACCGGAGCACTTGTTGCTATCGGTGTGGTTATGGCTGCGGTATTTGCACCTATGGCCTTCTTCCCGGGTGCCACCGGTGCCGTTTACCGACAGTTTTCACTGACCATCATTACCTCGATGGGTCTGTCTGTCCTTGTTGCTATTGTGTTCTCACCAGCATTGTGTGCCACCCTGTTAAAACCTGTTAAGCACGACAAAAACAGTGGCTGGGGACCGCTTGGCTGGTTCAACCGCACCTTAGAGAAATGGACCGACAAGTACACCAATGCCATCCACTCAATTTTACGCCGTACTGTGCGGTTTGGCGTTCTTTACCTGGGTATTATTGGCATTTTGGTATTTTTATTTATGAAGCTACCATCGGCTTTCTTGCCCGAAGAAGACCGCGGTGTATTTTTGACTCAAATGCAATTACCGGTTGGCTCTACGCTCGAACAGTCTGTCAACACCATGGATAAAATAGAAAACTACTATCTCGACCAAGAAGATGCGGTCCAGTCAGTATTTTCTGTTGTTGGTTTCAGTTTCTCAGGGCGCAGTCAGGCTAATGGTATCGCTTTTGTGCGGCTGAAAGACTGGAGTGAACGTGACGAAAGCCAGCATGTTGACGCCGTTATTGGCAGAGCTTTTGGTTTCTTTGCTAGTATTAAAGAGGCGATGATATTTGCCTTTAACCTGCCACCTATTCCGGAACTCGGTGTTTCCAGTGGTTTCAACCTGTTCCTGCAGGATCGCGGTAATCTGGGTCATACCGGTTTGCTCGAAGCCCGTAACCAGCTGTTGGGTATGGCAGGACAGAACGAAAAGCTAGTGCAGGTCCGTCCAAACGGACTTGAAGATGCACCACAGCTGCGTATTGATATCGATTTTGAAAAAGCTCAGGCTTTGGGACTGACTATTGCCAGTATCAATGAAACCTTAAGCACAGCCTGGGGGTCATCCTACGTTAACGACTTTATCGATCGGGGCCGGGTTAAAAAGGTCTATCTGCAGGGCGAAGCAGAATCGCGTATGTTGCCTGAAGATATCAACGAATGGTATGTCAAAAACAATCAGGGCGACATGGTGCCATTTAGCTCATTCTCGAGTTGGGAGTGGACCTATGGTGCCCAGCGAGTCGAAAGCTATAACGGTGTTTCTGCAATGGAAATCCAGGGGCAGGCAGCCCCAGGAGTCAGTACCGGCGAAGCCATGATTGAAATGGAAAAGATGATTGCGAAGCTTCCTCCGGGAATTGGTTTCGAATGGACTGGTATTTCTTTACAAGAGCGTCAATCTGGTGATTTTGCGCCTATTCTTTATAGCGTATCGCTGATTGTTGTGTTCCTGTTCCTGGCAGCCCTGTACGAAAGCTGGTCAATACCATTTTCAGTCATGCTGGTTGTCCCCTTGGGTATTCTGGGTGCAGTCGTTGCTGTCATGCTTCGCGGTATCTCTAACGATGTTTACTTCCAGGTAGGTCTGTTGACAACCGTTGGGGTGTCGGCAAGGAATGCCATACTAATCGTTGAATTTGCGAAAGACTTGCAGGCTCAGGGTAAAGAACTACTGGAAGCCACGCTGGAAGCCGTGCGCTTACGTCTGCGCCCTATTCTTATGACGTCCTTAGCCTTTGTCTTTGGTGTTATGCCTCTGGCGCTAAGCGATGGTGCTGGCGCTGCAAGCCGTAATGCCATTGGTACCAGTGTTATAGGCGGAATGATTGGCGGTACTGTACTGGCGATCTTCTTCGTACCGTTATTCTTCTATGTTGTACGGCGAATATTCCCGCCGAAACAAACGGAAGAATAA